TCGCAAAGAGTTAGAAGTATTTTTGGAATTAAATTTGCTGACAGAAGAAGAATTAAATCAGGCGATCGCAACCGTTTATAATCCAGCGCGAGTCAGCTTTCAAGGTGGTACAGAAGTTTGGGTAGAAAATGTACTGAATATCGGCGTAGACCCAGTATATCTACTGAATACGTTAAAAGAGCGATTTCTTGCCGCTGGCGGTAAATTGTTTGAAAATACGCCATTTACAGAAGCTGTAGTTCATCCAGATGGTGTGATGGTTGCTGGCAGCAAGTTCAAAACCAGATTGTTAATTGACGCGATGGGACATCTTTCTCCCATCACGCAGCAAGCACGACAAGGAAAAAAACCAGATGCTCTTTGTCTGGTTGTGGGAAGTTGCGCTCAAGGATTTCCGGAAAATGATTCTGGCGACTTGTTGTTATCATTCACATCCTTGCAGAATCAATGTCAGTATTTCTGGGAAGCTTTTCCGGCAAAAGATGGTAGAACCACTTACATGTTTACCTACATGGATGCACATCCACAACGCTTGAGTTTAGAAGCTCTTTTTGAGGATTATCTTCGCTTGATGCCAGAATATCAGGGTGTGGCATTGAGTCAGCTGAAGTTGCAAAGAGCGCTGTTTGGTTTCTTTCCCACTTATCGTCAAAGTCCTCTAAAAACTTGTTGGAATCGCATTCTACCTGTGGGAGATAGCAGCGGTAATCAATCCCCATTAAGTTTTGGTGGTTTTGGGGCAATGGTGCGTCACTTAAAGCGTTTAACATTGGGCATTCATGAAGCGCTGGATACAAATCAATTATCTGCAAAGTCGCTCTCTATACTACAACCATATCAGCCAAGTTTGACTGTAACTTGGCTATTTCAAAAGGCGATGAGTGCAGGTGTAAATCAAAAAATTGCCCCCGATCAAATTAACCAATTACTCTCGGCGGTATTTCAAGAAATGCAACAGTTAGGCGAACCAGTACTTAAGCCATTTTTGCAAGATGTGGTGCAGTTTCCGGCATTAACGCAAACACTTTTAAAAACGGGTTTGGCGCATCCGGGATTGATTGCCAAAGTGATACCGCAAGTAGGTTTAACAAGTTTGCTAGATTGGACGGTGCATTATGGCAATTTAGGTATTTATTCTGTTTTATTTCGGCTGAGTCCAATGCTAGAACCGTGGATAAAAAGTTTGCCCAGCGAACAACAATATTACTGGCATCGTTTGATTGATGCTTGGAAATATGGTTCTGGTGGTGACTATTCTGATTGATAATTTGAGATAAATTCAACTTCAACAAGGTTTGTGAGAATAATATGATAGAACGGCAATCTCAAGGAATAAAATACTTTGCGGTACTGATTGGTTTATTACGCGATCGCCAAGCATTTCTAGAAGAAATTCGCGAAGGAACGAGATTACCAAGTAAAATCATTTCTCTACTAGTTTGCAGTTCGATATTTATTGCGATTTATGGCGGAATTATCGGTGCATATCATAGTTGGATGCAAGCTTTATCTTCCGCTGTCAAATTGCCATCTCTCTATTTAATTACCTTGCTGATTTGTCTGCCGACATTGTATTTTTCTAATATTATTTTTGGGTCAAGGCGGAATTTTCCTCAGCATTTTGCATTGGTGCTAACTGCGGTTTCAATAACAAGTGTGTTGTTATTCAGTTTTGCACCAATTACGCTGTTTTTCTTGATAACTACTAATAATTACCAGTTTTTAATTTTGTTAAATGTAGTTATCTTTGCTTTAACTGGATTTATTGGAATTTCTTCTTTATATCAAGCAACCAACTTGGTTTTAGAGCAAGATAATCAAGGTAGCAATACCCGCAAGAAAATCTTACAATTTTGGTTATTACTTTATGCTTTCGTAGGTAGTCAGTTAGGATGGACTCTCAGACCATTTTTCGGCACACCTGATTCTCCTTTTCAACTATTTAGAGAAAGGGAAGGCAACTTTTATTTGAGCATTATTCAAGCTATTGGCTACCTTTTAGGATTTCGTTAGTACAGATGCGATGTTCCTCGCGTCTCTACTAACAACTAACAAATAACAACCAACAAAAATAATATGCTTCATAAGCAATCTCGTCAAATCAAACATTTTGCTGTTCTGATTAGTTTATTGCGCGATCGCCAAAATTTTCTAGAAGAAATTCGTCAGGGAACGGGATTACAAAGTAAAACTACTTCGTTGTTTGTTTCTAGTTCTATTTTCTTTGCCATATATGGGGGAATTATTGGTGCATCTCATAGTTGGGGACAAGCGTTATCTGGTGCGATTAAATTACCGGCGTTTTACTTATTAACGCTCATCATTTGTTTTCCAACTTTGTTCTTTTTTAATGTTTTATTTGGTTCCCGTAGCAGTATTCAACAGCATTTTGTAGTGTTACTCACAGCTGTGTCAGTAATTAGTGTTTTGTTATTCAGCTTGGCACCAGTTACGCTGTTTTTTATGATTACGGCTCCAGATTCTTATCAATTTTTCAAGCTGTTGAATGTGTTAGTTTTTGGCATCACAGGTGCATTTGGGGTTAAGTTCCTTTATGAAGGAATGCAGTTACTTTCTCAACAAGATGAGGTAGGAAAACGAACCCGGACAACTATTTTAAGATCCTGGTTATTTCTTTATGCTTTCGTGGGGATGCAGTTAGGATGGTTTCTCAGACCATTTTTTGGCGCCCCTGGAACTAAATTTGAGTTGTTTCGGGCAGCGCAAGGTAACTTTTATCTTGATATTGTGGCAGCCATATCAGAGATTCTGGGGTATCGTTAGTTAAAAGTTGTAGAGACGCGATGTTCCTCGCGTCTCTACTTTTGGAAATCACCCCAACAATTCCTCAACTGAAACATTGAAACCTTTTAATATAGTTTGAGTGTTGATAATTTCACTATCAGTAAACACAATTCGCTGATTTTTGGTAGTTATGTTTGTTAGCAGCAGCAGTAATTCTTGAATCTTGGCGTTAAAAATTGAGGAAGTAGGGAATCGGGGAAATCTCCCTATCTTCTTGTTGTTGATATCTCATATCCCCAACAACTTTTACGAAGTCGGGGATATGAACAGCGTATTTTAATTTATGTTAAATTGTTCATTTATCCACTTCAGCTGTATGCTAAGGTTAATTAAATTATCTAAAAATAGATTAAATATAAATAAATTTTTAAGATGTTGACATTATCCCAACAAATTAATGCTCGATTTCAACACCATAACTGAGTTATCCCGCGCCAACTGCGCGACTATTTGTGCATTTCTCGTGCCAGCCAACTTACTGGCAACATCCTGGACAATCATTTTGGCAGCACTACGCCGTCCAACACATCAAGTATGGCAAGCATGTACAATTGCCACGTTTTTTGCTGTAGTGATGATATTGCATGTCTATACTTGGTTCATGATCGGTGTCGTCATGGCTCCTACTTATATCCTTATGTGGCTAGCAATCACCTGTTTGCTGTCTAATTTCGGAGCGATTTTGCTGCAAAGACACATCCCTAAGATTCTCAGCTTTGGAAGATAACACGCCCTCGCGCCCTCAGGCTGTTCGCCCTTGTCATTATCCACATTTTTGTAACAGTCAAAGTATCAGGCTGTTGTCTTATCCCGCCCATAACTGAAGTTCCGGGCTAATAGTGTAAGTCCACTCAAGTGAACTGAATAATGTAGAAGAGTCTACTTCAGTAGACTTTAGCTATTAGCCTTGGAATTCATTCCAAGGCGGGACAGCAACGAAGCGGAAGATTTAAGATTTGGGTAAGGACAAGGGCTGTAGCCATACCCTAGGGTATGAGGAGAATATTTGGGAAATCAATTACTAACTGATTGACAATTGATGGCTTAGAATAAAAAGGTTGTCAAAAATTGCGATATCTGCTGTCATGGCTGTTCCTAAGAAGAAAACATCAAAGTCCAAAAGAGATAAACGTAAAGCTACCTGGAAGCACAAAGCTGTAATTGAAGCTCAGAAAGCTCTTTCGTTAGGCAAGTCGATTTTGTCTGGACGTTCTACATTTGTCTATCCAACTGCTGAAGAAGAGGAAGAAGAGGAATAATTCCTTTTGAATAGGTAGTCCCGAAAAGCTAATTGGGCATTGGGCATTGGGGAGGCAGTGCGGTCTTGGGGTCTCCCCAAGTGGAGCATCTGCCGTCATTGGGCATTGGGAATTGGTGAATGCAAAAATTCTCACCTTACCCATTACCGATGACCGATGACCAAGGTGTAAATAATCGTATAAAGATTAATTAAGTAAATGAGTGTAAATAAACGCTTCTAAATGTAGTGAGGGCTACCC
Above is a genomic segment from Tolypothrix sp. NIES-4075 containing:
- a CDS encoding actin-binding WH2 domain-containing protein, with the protein product MIERQSQGIKYFAVLIGLLRDRQAFLEEIREGTRLPSKIISLLVCSSIFIAIYGGIIGAYHSWMQALSSAVKLPSLYLITLLICLPTLYFSNIIFGSRRNFPQHFALVLTAVSITSVLLFSFAPITLFFLITTNNYQFLILLNVVIFALTGFIGISSLYQATNLVLEQDNQGSNTRKKILQFWLLLYAFVGSQLGWTLRPFFGTPDSPFQLFREREGNFYLSIIQAIGYLLGFR
- the rpmF gene encoding 50S ribosomal protein L32, with amino-acid sequence MAVPKKKTSKSKRDKRKATWKHKAVIEAQKALSLGKSILSGRSTFVYPTAEEEEEEE
- a CDS encoding actin-binding WH2 domain-containing protein, which encodes MLHKQSRQIKHFAVLISLLRDRQNFLEEIRQGTGLQSKTTSLFVSSSIFFAIYGGIIGASHSWGQALSGAIKLPAFYLLTLIICFPTLFFFNVLFGSRSSIQQHFVVLLTAVSVISVLLFSLAPVTLFFMITAPDSYQFFKLLNVLVFGITGAFGVKFLYEGMQLLSQQDEVGKRTRTTILRSWLFLYAFVGMQLGWFLRPFFGAPGTKFELFRAAQGNFYLDIVAAISEILGYR
- a CDS encoding NAD(P)/FAD-dependent oxidoreductase is translated as MSLTEEILSQLPGNVLEGLRRSDRTLASLRENNASIPTIVKESQQSLDTVDWDVVICGGTLGILIGCALALKGLRVALIERSILRGREQEWNISRKELEVFLELNLLTEEELNQAIATVYNPARVSFQGGTEVWVENVLNIGVDPVYLLNTLKERFLAAGGKLFENTPFTEAVVHPDGVMVAGSKFKTRLLIDAMGHLSPITQQARQGKKPDALCLVVGSCAQGFPENDSGDLLLSFTSLQNQCQYFWEAFPAKDGRTTYMFTYMDAHPQRLSLEALFEDYLRLMPEYQGVALSQLKLQRALFGFFPTYRQSPLKTCWNRILPVGDSSGNQSPLSFGGFGAMVRHLKRLTLGIHEALDTNQLSAKSLSILQPYQPSLTVTWLFQKAMSAGVNQKIAPDQINQLLSAVFQEMQQLGEPVLKPFLQDVVQFPALTQTLLKTGLAHPGLIAKVIPQVGLTSLLDWTVHYGNLGIYSVLFRLSPMLEPWIKSLPSEQQYYWHRLIDAWKYGSGGDYSD